In Lacibacter sp. H375, one DNA window encodes the following:
- a CDS encoding methylmalonyl-CoA mutase family protein has product MSYSPFNKVRIVTAASLFDGHDAAINIMRRIMQSKGAEIIHLGHNRSVHEIVEAAIEEDAQGIAITSYQGGHVEFFKYMKDLLVENGCGHIKIFGGGGGTILPTEIEELHQYGITRIYSPDDGRHMGLEGMIEDVIKQCDISLNGSGDYKNPMTLGELKDVRTVARKITNAENGNGNSKFQIPNSNVPVLGITGTGGAGKSSVTDEIVRRYLNAFSDKTIAVISVDPSKKKTGGALLGDRIRMNSISSPRAYMRSLATRESDKALSAHVQEAIDICKEAGFDFIILESAGVGQSDASILDYCNVSLYVMTPEYGAASQLEKINMLDYADVIAINKFDKAGALDALADVRKQYKRNHQLFMAKDETLPIVGTIASQFNDAGVNELFEKIIHAVETKANVKFGGVEHVAHRDTVSKSLIIPPARVRYLSEIADAIKDYNQLVEEQATIASKIYQLQGAKQTLTAVNASSTVIEEIEKQIHQLAEQQTPVAKKLIAHWPEKVKAYQQDFYEYKVRDKVIKQPLFSTSLSGTRIPKVVLPKYKDWGDLLKWQAQENVPGSFPFTSGVFPLKREGEDPTRMFAGEGGPERTNKRFHYVSLDQPAKRLSTAFDSVTLYGEDPAHRPDIYGKVGNSGVSIATVDDAKKLYSGFDLCDPKTSVSMTINGPAPMLLAFFMNTAIDQQCEKWIEANGQQHLVDAAFEKKFGNGTKPVYNNTSSPNELPSGNNGLGLRLLGLSGDEVLPADAYEQCRQTALQQVRGTVQADILKEDQAQNTCIFSTEFALKLMGDVQEYFIQQNVRNFYSVSISGYHIAEAGANPITQLAFTLANGFTYVEYYLSRGMNIDDFAPNLSFFFSNGMDPEYSVIGRVSRKIWAKAMKYKYKANKRSQMLKYHIQTSGRSLHAQEIDFNDIRTTLQALYAIYDNCNSLHTNAYDEAITTPTEESVRRAMAIQLIINRELGTAKNENPNQGAFLIEELTDLVEDAVMTEFNRITERGGVLGSMERMYQRNKIQEESLFYEHQKHTGELPIVGVNTFLNKKGSPTIVPGEVIRSTTEEKEQQINNLHSFWKRNEQRSNDELKKLKQVAVSNGNIFAQLMETAKYCSLGQITHALYEVGGQYRRNM; this is encoded by the coding sequence ATGAGTTATTCCCCTTTCAATAAAGTCCGGATCGTTACCGCTGCCAGTTTATTCGACGGTCATGATGCAGCAATCAACATCATGCGCCGCATCATGCAAAGCAAAGGCGCTGAAATTATTCATCTTGGTCACAACCGGAGTGTACATGAAATTGTAGAAGCAGCGATTGAAGAAGATGCACAGGGTATTGCTATTACCTCTTACCAGGGTGGGCATGTGGAGTTTTTCAAATACATGAAAGATCTATTGGTGGAAAACGGTTGCGGTCATATCAAAATTTTTGGTGGTGGTGGAGGAACAATTCTTCCAACAGAAATTGAAGAACTGCACCAATACGGCATCACAAGAATTTATTCGCCTGATGATGGAAGACATATGGGTCTTGAAGGAATGATTGAAGATGTGATCAAACAATGTGATATTTCATTGAATGGAAGTGGTGATTATAAAAATCCGATGACGCTTGGCGAATTGAAAGATGTAAGAACGGTTGCAAGAAAGATCACCAATGCGGAAAACGGTAATGGAAATTCCAAATTCCAAATTCCAAATTCCAATGTTCCCGTTCTCGGAATTACCGGAACAGGTGGTGCAGGAAAATCATCTGTAACAGATGAAATTGTTAGGCGTTATCTCAATGCATTTTCAGATAAAACAATTGCTGTTATCTCTGTTGACCCATCAAAGAAAAAAACCGGCGGAGCATTGCTGGGCGATCGTATTCGGATGAATTCCATCTCCAGTCCACGAGCTTATATGCGTAGCCTGGCAACACGTGAAAGTGATAAAGCATTAAGTGCACATGTGCAGGAAGCGATCGACATTTGTAAAGAAGCAGGCTTTGATTTTATCATTCTCGAAAGCGCAGGTGTTGGACAAAGCGATGCATCGATACTTGATTACTGTAATGTGAGTTTATATGTGATGACACCGGAATATGGTGCAGCATCACAACTTGAAAAGATCAATATGCTTGATTATGCCGATGTAATTGCCATCAACAAATTTGATAAAGCAGGAGCGTTGGATGCATTGGCAGATGTACGTAAACAATACAAACGCAATCATCAACTGTTTATGGCGAAGGATGAAACGTTGCCGATTGTCGGCACTATCGCTTCGCAGTTTAATGATGCAGGAGTTAATGAACTATTTGAAAAAATTATTCATGCAGTTGAAACAAAAGCGAATGTAAAGTTTGGGGGAGTAGAGCATGTAGCACACCGAGATACAGTTAGCAAATCATTGATCATCCCACCTGCTCGTGTGCGTTACCTCAGCGAAATTGCAGATGCTATTAAAGATTATAATCAATTGGTAGAAGAGCAGGCAACAATTGCTTCAAAGATTTACCAACTGCAGGGAGCAAAGCAAACGCTCACGGCAGTTAATGCTTCTTCAACAGTTATTGAAGAAATAGAAAAGCAAATTCATCAACTCGCCGAACAACAAACACCAGTGGCAAAAAAACTTATTGCACACTGGCCCGAGAAAGTAAAAGCTTATCAGCAGGATTTTTACGAGTACAAAGTACGTGATAAAGTCATCAAGCAACCTTTGTTCAGCACCAGTTTAAGTGGTACAAGAATTCCGAAAGTGGTGTTGCCGAAGTATAAAGATTGGGGCGATTTATTAAAATGGCAGGCGCAGGAAAATGTGCCCGGCAGTTTCCCCTTTACATCAGGTGTGTTTCCATTGAAGCGTGAGGGCGAAGATCCAACGAGAATGTTTGCTGGCGAAGGTGGTCCCGAACGTACTAATAAACGTTTTCACTACGTTTCACTTGATCAACCGGCCAAGCGTTTATCAACCGCATTCGACAGTGTTACATTATATGGTGAAGATCCTGCTCATCGTCCCGACATTTATGGTAAAGTAGGAAACAGCGGTGTAAGTATTGCAACGGTGGATGATGCAAAAAAACTCTACAGCGGTTTCGATCTCTGTGATCCAAAGACATCGGTAAGTATGACCATAAACGGTCCGGCTCCGATGTTGCTGGCGTTTTTTATGAACACTGCTATTGATCAACAATGTGAGAAATGGATTGAGGCGAATGGGCAGCAGCACTTAGTTGATGCAGCGTTTGAAAAGAAATTCGGCAATGGAACAAAACCTGTTTATAATAATACCTCTTCACCTAATGAACTGCCTTCAGGTAACAATGGGCTTGGGTTGCGTTTACTCGGCTTAAGTGGCGATGAAGTATTGCCAGCCGATGCATATGAACAATGCAGGCAAACTGCATTACAACAAGTGCGTGGCACAGTACAGGCAGATATTTTAAAAGAAGACCAGGCGCAAAACACCTGTATCTTCTCAACAGAGTTTGCATTGAAGCTGATGGGTGATGTGCAGGAATATTTTATTCAACAGAATGTTCGAAATTTTTATAGCGTAAGCATCAGTGGTTATCACATTGCTGAAGCAGGTGCAAATCCCATCACACAATTAGCATTCACACTAGCTAATGGATTCACGTATGTTGAATACTATTTAAGCCGTGGAATGAACATTGATGATTTTGCACCGAATCTTTCTTTCTTCTTCAGTAATGGAATGGATCCTGAGTATAGTGTGATTGGAAGAGTCTCAAGAAAGATTTGGGCAAAGGCGATGAAGTATAAATACAAAGCTAATAAACGCAGCCAGATGTTGAAGTATCATATTCAAACAAGTGGCCGCAGTTTGCATGCACAGGAAATTGACTTCAACGATATACGTACCACGCTGCAGGCATTATATGCTATTTACGATAACTGTAATTCACTGCACACAAATGCATACGATGAAGCAATTACCACACCGACGGAAGAAAGTGTGCGCAGAGCAATGGCTATTCAGTTGATCATTAATCGGGAACTTGGTACAGCAAAAAATGAAAACCCAAACCAAGGTGCATTCTTAATTGAAGAGTTAACCGATTTAGTTGAAGATGCAGTAATGACAGAGTTCAACCGCATTACTGAACGTGGGGGTGTATTGGGGTCAATGGAGCGGATGTATCAACGTAATAAGATACAGGAAGAAAGTTTGTTTTACGAACATCAGAAACATACGGGCGAATTACCAATTGTGGGCGTAAATACATTCCTCAACAAAAAAGGAAGTCCAACCATTGTTCCCGGTGAAGTAATCCGCAGCACAACAGAAGAAAAAGAACAACAGATCAATAATCTGCATTCTTTCTGGAAGCGGAATGAACAACGCAGCAACGATGAACTGAAAAAGTTAAAACAGGTGGCTGTAAGTAACGGTAATATTTTCGCCCAGCTCATGGAAACGGCGAAATATTGTTCATTGGGACAGATCACTCATGCATTGTATGAAGTAGGAGGTCAATACCGTAGAAATATGTAA
- a CDS encoding WG repeat-containing protein: MKKYLILIMLFIALDSSAQSWVKLYDYVDEFAFGLAKVSKENKYGYVNMKGELVVPLIYDEAMTLREGKATVRKENKWGYIDSTGKELIEFKYEDAGCFREGLAVVRMHGKYGFVDHNFAVIIPYQFENARGFAESLAPVSNSKGLWGYINKSGKLVFEYQYNFADFFVDGQARVMKNGSLIMIDKKGKEIKENE, translated from the coding sequence ATGAAAAAGTATCTCATTCTGATCATGCTGTTCATTGCTTTAGATTCAAGTGCACAAAGCTGGGTGAAACTTTACGATTATGTAGATGAGTTTGCGTTTGGTCTTGCAAAAGTTTCAAAAGAAAACAAGTATGGCTATGTTAATATGAAAGGAGAATTGGTAGTGCCACTGATCTATGATGAGGCAATGACGCTTCGTGAAGGCAAAGCAACTGTACGTAAAGAGAACAAATGGGGTTATATTGATTCAACCGGTAAAGAATTGATAGAATTTAAATATGAAGATGCCGGCTGTTTCCGTGAAGGATTGGCGGTAGTACGCATGCATGGAAAATATGGTTTTGTTGACCATAATTTCGCAGTGATAATTCCGTATCAGTTTGAAAATGCAAGGGGTTTTGCAGAAAGCCTTGCTCCGGTTTCAAACAGTAAGGGCTTATGGGGTTACATTAATAAAAGCGGGAAATTGGTTTTCGAATACCAATACAACTTTGCTGATTTTTTTGTTGATGGACAAGCACGTGTGATGAAAAATGGCAGCCTCATCATGATTGATAAGAAAGGAAAAGAAATAAAAGAGAACGAATGA
- a CDS encoding N-acetylmuramoyl-L-alanine amidase, translating into MGKLCLLLAVLALLINSCSNNPYRVTNKSYKKQTKTFAKLLSQYPLQDSVANAPYFAGTTNLSMRRPNFVIIHHTAQNSCEQTLKTFTLPRTQVSAHYVICKDGTVYHMLNDYLRAHHAGVSKWGNSTDINSNSIGIELDNNGFEPFDEAQLNSLNLLLERLKKSFNIPTANFIGHGDIAPTRKNDPNWRFPWQKLSEKGFGLWWSDTSNVQVPENFDYLTAIRIVGYDVKDTSAAIVGFKRHFLMDTTKGMTPEATKVLFQLHKKYL; encoded by the coding sequence ATGGGAAAACTGTGTTTACTACTAGCTGTTTTGGCGTTGTTGATCAACAGTTGTTCAAACAATCCATACAGGGTTACCAACAAATCGTATAAAAAACAGACTAAGACGTTTGCAAAATTATTAAGTCAGTATCCATTGCAGGATTCAGTAGCCAACGCTCCTTATTTTGCCGGAACGACAAACCTCTCGATGCGCAGGCCAAATTTTGTCATCATTCATCATACAGCACAAAACAGTTGCGAGCAAACATTAAAAACGTTTACGTTACCACGTACCCAGGTAAGTGCGCATTATGTGATCTGTAAAGATGGAACAGTGTATCATATGTTGAATGATTATTTGCGTGCTCATCATGCAGGTGTGAGCAAGTGGGGCAATTCGACTGACATTAATTCAAACAGTATTGGTATTGAGTTAGACAATAATGGATTTGAACCGTTTGATGAAGCACAACTCAATAGTTTGAATTTATTATTAGAGCGGTTAAAAAAATCATTCAACATTCCAACAGCAAACTTCATTGGTCATGGCGATATTGCACCAACACGTAAAAATGATCCTAACTGGCGTTTCCCCTGGCAAAAATTGAGTGAAAAAGGATTTGGCTTATGGTGGAGCGATACCAGCAATGTGCAGGTGCCTGAAAATTTTGATTATCTTACAGCTATCCGCATTGTTGGATACGATGTAAAAGACACATCGGCAGCAATTGTTGGATTTAAACGGCATTTCCTGATGGATACAACAAAAGGAATGACTCCCGAAGCAACGAAAGTGCTGTTTCAGCTGCATAAAAAATACCTGTAA
- a CDS encoding MGH1-like glycoside hydrolase domain-containing protein, whose protein sequence is MTAEQQRLSENANKTVPLERWGPYLSERQWGTVREDYGEHGDAWGYFPFEHSHFRSYLWGEDGLAGISDYFQNLCFSVALWNGKDPILKERLFGLGNYSGNHGEDVKELYYYLDNVPSHYYMEYLYKYPQSAFPYKKLYEENKKRNRLEPEYEILDTPVFRNNHYFDVKVTYAKQSGNDVFIKIDITNLYHRAADLTVLPTLWFSNKWSTDEKQMKPLLEYVNKNSVHAWHNRLGDYYFYFSEADDLWFTENETNKEKFNGTPNKSIFVKDAFHDAVINKQNKKKLRDKKAGTKCSPVYDLRLKAHETKTIYCRLVDGYMNQPFYEGFEYLFHQRKQEADDFYASVISPALTEDQKRISRQAYAGLLWSKQFYSFDVEQWINDGDGITSPNNGKKFGRNSDWTHLKNADVISMPDKWEYPWYAAWDLAFQCIAMAAVDPVFAKHQLLLIMREWYMKPDGQLPAYEWNFGDVNPPVHATAAWYVYNIEKRRTGKGDVQFLKRIFQKLIINFTWWINRKDENGNNLFQGGFLGLDNIGVFNRSHHIPGNHQLEQADGTAWMGMYALNMMDIALEIAMYDDAFEDTATRFFEHFVLIAEALNEQHTWNEEDKFYYDVLVLHDGSHLPLRIKSAVGLTSLFAVSTIHKGSLARLRDFRKRISWFENYRKSKGRFWPNEEKSDSEEILISLVPRERLLAILTRLLDEAEFLSVGGIRALSKDHEKNPYSVEIDGQVYSIQYDPGDSTSDMFGGNSNWRGPVWLPLNFLTIQSIKSFGDFYGDSVKVEYPTDSGNYLNLRDVAKQLSTRIVNMFSINEKGERRCYEDYNWFYKQPGNEHLILFYEYFNGDSGKGLGANHQTGWTALVAELLHEFA, encoded by the coding sequence ATGACAGCAGAGCAACAACGATTATCAGAAAATGCAAATAAAACTGTTCCGCTCGAACGTTGGGGACCTTACCTCAGCGAGCGGCAATGGGGAACGGTACGTGAAGATTATGGAGAACATGGAGATGCATGGGGTTATTTCCCTTTTGAACATTCTCACTTTCGTTCTTATTTATGGGGTGAAGATGGGTTGGCAGGCATCTCTGATTATTTCCAGAATCTTTGTTTTAGTGTGGCGTTATGGAATGGGAAGGATCCGATCTTAAAAGAACGCTTATTTGGCCTTGGCAACTACAGTGGTAACCATGGCGAAGATGTAAAAGAATTGTACTACTATCTCGACAATGTTCCATCACACTATTACATGGAATATTTATACAAGTATCCGCAGAGTGCATTTCCTTATAAAAAACTGTACGAAGAAAATAAGAAACGTAACAGGCTTGAACCGGAGTATGAAATTTTAGATACGCCTGTATTTCGTAATAATCATTACTTCGATGTAAAGGTGACCTATGCCAAGCAAAGTGGTAACGATGTGTTTATTAAAATTGATATCACCAATCTTTATCATCGTGCAGCCGATCTTACGGTATTACCTACACTTTGGTTTTCGAATAAGTGGAGTACTGACGAGAAGCAGATGAAGCCGTTACTTGAATATGTAAACAAGAACAGTGTGCATGCATGGCATAACCGACTTGGTGATTATTATTTCTATTTTTCTGAAGCAGATGATCTTTGGTTTACAGAGAATGAAACCAACAAGGAGAAATTCAATGGCACTCCAAACAAATCGATTTTTGTAAAGGATGCGTTTCATGATGCGGTAATCAATAAACAAAACAAGAAGAAGCTTCGTGACAAAAAAGCAGGGACCAAGTGTTCACCTGTATATGATCTGCGGCTGAAGGCGCACGAAACAAAAACAATTTATTGCAGGTTGGTAGATGGTTATATGAATCAGCCTTTTTATGAAGGCTTTGAATATTTGTTTCATCAACGTAAACAAGAGGCTGATGATTTTTATGCGTCGGTTATTTCGCCTGCATTAACAGAAGATCAGAAACGTATTTCACGCCAGGCTTATGCCGGCTTATTGTGGAGTAAGCAATTTTATTCCTTTGACGTTGAACAATGGATCAACGATGGAGATGGTATTACTTCTCCAAACAATGGGAAGAAATTTGGTCGTAATAGTGACTGGACGCATCTCAAAAACGCAGATGTTATTTCCATGCCCGATAAATGGGAATACCCCTGGTATGCAGCATGGGATCTGGCTTTTCAATGTATTGCAATGGCGGCAGTTGATCCGGTGTTCGCAAAACATCAGCTGTTGCTTATTATGCGTGAGTGGTATATGAAACCAGATGGGCAATTGCCGGCATACGAATGGAACTTTGGCGATGTAAACCCACCGGTGCATGCAACCGCTGCATGGTATGTATACAATATTGAAAAGCGCCGCACAGGAAAAGGCGATGTTCAGTTTCTTAAACGCATCTTTCAAAAACTCATTATCAACTTTACCTGGTGGATCAACCGTAAAGATGAAAATGGAAATAATTTATTTCAGGGAGGTTTCTTAGGTCTTGATAATATTGGTGTGTTCAATCGATCTCATCATATTCCCGGCAATCATCAATTGGAGCAGGCCGATGGTACTGCATGGATGGGTATGTATGCATTGAACATGATGGATATTGCGTTAGAGATTGCCATGTATGATGATGCATTTGAAGATACAGCTACACGCTTCTTTGAACATTTTGTATTGATCGCCGAAGCATTGAATGAACAACACACCTGGAATGAAGAAGATAAATTCTATTACGATGTATTGGTACTGCACGATGGAAGTCATCTGCCTTTGCGAATAAAATCGGCTGTGGGGTTAACCAGTCTGTTTGCAGTATCAACTATTCATAAAGGTAGTTTGGCAAGGCTGCGTGATTTCAGAAAACGTATTTCATGGTTTGAGAATTACCGAAAATCAAAAGGACGCTTTTGGCCGAACGAAGAAAAGAGTGATAGCGAAGAGATTCTTATTTCTCTTGTGCCGAGAGAACGTTTACTTGCAATTCTTACCCGTCTGTTGGATGAAGCAGAGTTTTTATCAGTTGGTGGCATCAGGGCTTTGTCAAAAGATCATGAAAAAAATCCTTACTCGGTTGAGATCGATGGGCAGGTTTATTCTATTCAATACGATCCGGGTGATAGTACCAGTGATATGTTTGGCGGCAACAGTAACTGGCGTGGACCAGTATGGTTGCCGTTGAATTTTCTTACCATTCAATCGATTAAAAGCTTTGGTGATTTTTATGGCGACAGTGTGAAGGTTGAATACCCGACTGATTCAGGCAACTACCTCAACCTGCGTGATGTGGCAAAACAATTATCGACACGTATTGTAAACATGTTCAGCATAAACGAAAAAGGTGAGCGACGTTGTTATGAAGATTACAATTGGTTTTATAAGCAACCGGGTAATGAACATTTGATTCTCTTCTACGAATATTTTAATGGTGACAGTGGGAAAGGATTAGGCGCAAACCATCAAACAGGATGGACGGCGCTGGTAGCAGAGTTGTTGCATGAATTTGCGTAA
- a CDS encoding sulfatase family protein, translating into MRFFFFFLLCCQSVFAQQPNIIYIMSDDHDNDAISAYNKQFIQTPNIDRLAKEGVRFNRAFVGNSICAPARATLLTGQHSHKNGVKNNSTAFDTTKITIAHHLNNAGYQTALIGKWHLISRPQGFDHWKILPGMGQYHDTRMILMSGDTITTRGYSADVITDDALSWLNNRDKNKPFALFFHHKAPHRNFVPDLKHLEQFIKRTYPEPSTLYADTTGRGAAWYKQTMSILLDMRLSPDLKVDPAYLLDIPELKPTADDIAVYNATIKRMPEAQRNRYKEIYAERGKLIQEKKLRGKQLLKYKYQWYMQDYLACIASVDESVGKILNYLDENKLSNNTAVIYTSDQGFYLGENGWFDKRFAYDVSMQTPLLIRWPGRIKANTVSNTMVQNIDFAPTILDFANAKIPSSMHGVSLKPLLTGKQKTISRKYLYYHYYEFVKDHTVIPHLAVRGEQYKLIYFYTANEWQLYDLKKDAAEQKNLIHSAAHQSVIKQLKIELLKLRDQYDDHEPAGELN; encoded by the coding sequence ATGCGATTTTTCTTCTTTTTCCTGCTTTGTTGCCAATCTGTTTTTGCACAACAGCCAAACATCATTTATATCATGAGCGATGATCATGATAACGATGCCATCAGTGCATACAACAAACAATTTATTCAAACGCCCAATATTGATCGTCTTGCAAAAGAAGGTGTTCGTTTCAACAGGGCGTTTGTAGGAAACTCTATTTGTGCACCTGCACGTGCTACATTACTGACAGGACAGCATTCGCATAAAAATGGTGTTAAGAATAACAGCACAGCATTCGATACAACAAAAATTACTATTGCGCATCATTTAAATAATGCTGGTTACCAAACTGCATTGATCGGCAAATGGCATTTAATTTCCCGTCCGCAAGGTTTTGATCACTGGAAAATATTGCCGGGCATGGGTCAGTACCACGATACAAGAATGATCTTAATGAGCGGCGACACCATCACAACCAGAGGTTATTCTGCTGATGTAATTACGGATGATGCATTGAGCTGGTTAAATAATCGTGATAAGAACAAGCCTTTTGCCTTGTTCTTTCATCATAAAGCACCGCACCGAAATTTTGTTCCTGATCTGAAACACTTAGAGCAATTTATTAAACGCACATACCCTGAACCATCAACTTTGTATGCTGATACTACAGGAAGAGGAGCGGCCTGGTACAAACAAACGATGAGCATTTTGCTGGATATGCGTTTGAGTCCCGATCTGAAAGTTGATCCTGCTTACCTGCTTGATATTCCTGAATTAAAACCAACTGCCGATGATATTGCGGTGTATAATGCTACCATCAAGCGCATGCCCGAAGCGCAACGTAACCGCTACAAAGAAATTTATGCAGAGCGTGGCAAACTGATACAGGAAAAAAAATTACGTGGAAAGCAATTGTTGAAATATAAATACCAATGGTACATGCAGGATTATCTTGCCTGTATCGCTTCTGTTGATGAAAGTGTGGGAAAAATATTAAACTATCTCGATGAAAACAAACTCAGCAACAATACCGCAGTTATTTATACCAGCGACCAGGGATTTTATTTAGGTGAAAACGGTTGGTTCGATAAACGTTTTGCATACGATGTGAGTATGCAAACACCTTTACTTATTCGCTGGCCCGGTCGCATTAAAGCAAATACCGTGAGCAATACAATGGTGCAGAATATTGATTTTGCACCAACGATCTTAGATTTTGCCAACGCAAAGATTCCGTCTTCAATGCATGGCGTTAGCCTCAAGCCTTTGCTTACAGGTAAACAAAAAACGATCAGCCGGAAATATCTGTACTATCATTACTACGAGTTTGTAAAAGATCATACGGTCATTCCGCATCTTGCTGTTCGTGGTGAGCAGTACAAGCTTATTTATTTTTATACCGCCAATGAATGGCAGTTGTATGATCTGAAAAAAGATGCGGCAGAACAAAAAAATCTTATTCATTCTGCCGCACATCAATCCGTCATTAAACAATTGAAAATTGAATTGTTGAAGTTGAGAGATCAATATGATGATCATGAACCTGCGGGTGAATTGAATTAG
- a CDS encoding metal-dependent hydrolase family protein, which yields MRKIIFLLLLQAVALFSFAQQKSIAIQCGKILDVRSGKILANQVILVKGNKIESITDASNFKQKTDSVIDLKDYFILPGLIDCHTHVLLQGDITTEDYDVQVLKESIPYRTLRASKSAYQSLLNGFTTIRDLGTEGAGYADVDIKKAINKNIIPGPRMFVSTLAINTTGHYLIAEKDYAWELKLPKGLQEITGADEGRKAVRTQIAYGADWIKIYADRGYVRLPNGGYKSIPNFTKEEIEAIADETLKSRKKLAAHAVTPDGIIYSINAGASSIEHGFGMNEECMQLMAKKNVFWCPTIYVNDFVAEGRAKAGSLINKYFAESEPEVFKKAMSFGVKIAYGTDIGGYDWNEPQSKDFEYFIQYGMHPLQAIQTATINAAELLEQTGLIGEIIPGAFADIIAVKENPITNIKVLGDIKWVMKDGKVYKHSK from the coding sequence ATGAGAAAAATTATTTTCCTGCTTCTGCTGCAGGCTGTTGCCCTCTTTTCGTTTGCACAACAGAAGTCCATCGCCATTCAATGTGGTAAGATACTGGATGTGCGTAGCGGTAAAATTTTAGCGAACCAGGTGATTCTCGTAAAAGGAAACAAGATCGAATCAATTACTGATGCCTCCAACTTCAAACAAAAAACAGATTCGGTAATTGATCTGAAAGACTATTTTATTTTACCCGGACTGATCGACTGTCATACACATGTATTGCTGCAAGGCGATATTACAACCGAAGATTATGATGTACAGGTGTTAAAAGAATCCATTCCTTACCGTACGCTTCGTGCATCGAAAAGTGCCTATCAATCTTTACTGAATGGCTTCACGACTATCCGTGATCTTGGAACCGAAGGTGCAGGTTATGCGGATGTTGATATTAAGAAAGCGATCAATAAAAATATAATTCCCGGGCCCAGAATGTTTGTATCAACCTTAGCGATCAACACAACGGGGCATTATTTAATTGCGGAGAAAGATTATGCATGGGAATTGAAATTACCCAAAGGTTTACAGGAAATTACCGGTGCTGATGAAGGACGCAAAGCGGTGCGTACACAAATTGCCTATGGTGCCGATTGGATAAAAATTTATGCCGATCGTGGCTATGTGCGTTTGCCCAATGGTGGTTACAAAAGCATTCCCAATTTTACAAAAGAAGAAATTGAAGCGATTGCTGATGAAACACTCAAAAGCAGGAAAAAATTAGCGGCGCACGCTGTTACTCCTGATGGCATTATTTATTCCATCAATGCAGGTGCAAGCAGTATTGAACATGGCTTTGGCATGAATGAAGAATGTATGCAACTGATGGCAAAGAAAAATGTATTCTGGTGCCCAACTATTTATGTGAACGATTTTGTGGCAGAAGGAAGAGCAAAAGCAGGAAGCCTCATCAATAAATATTTCGCAGAATCGGAACCTGAAGTTTTTAAAAAAGCAATGAGCTTTGGTGTGAAGATCGCTTATGGCACTGATATTGGCGGTTACGATTGGAACGAACCGCAAAGCAAAGATTTTGAATACTTCATTCAATATGGGATGCATCCATTGCAGGCTATTCAAACTGCAACCATCAATGCAGCAGAGTTACTGGAACAAACAGGCTTGATCGGTGAAATTATTCCCGGAGCATTTGCCGATATTATTGCGGTGAAAGAAAACCCAATCACCAATATTAAAGTGTTAGGTGATATAAAGTGGGTAATGAAAGATGGAAAAGTATATAAGCATAGCAAATAA